One genomic segment of Novisyntrophococcus fermenticellae includes these proteins:
- a CDS encoding GatB/YqeY domain-containing protein, with product MELEKLRADMVAAMKAKDKPRKEAISSLVSAVKKIAIDEGCREDVPSELVDRVILKELKTAKEQIDTCPEARKDLLAEYQFRYDVIDAYAPRQMSPEEVKAYIDEKFADIIASGNKGMIMKNVMAEMKGKADGKIINQVVSDLCK from the coding sequence ATGGAATTGGAAAAGTTAAGAGCAGACATGGTAGCGGCGATGAAAGCAAAAGATAAGCCCAGAAAAGAGGCCATCTCTTCACTGGTATCCGCTGTGAAAAAGATTGCAATCGACGAAGGGTGCAGAGAGGATGTACCGTCCGAACTTGTTGACCGGGTGATTTTGAAAGAACTAAAGACTGCAAAAGAGCAGATTGATACCTGCCCTGAAGCAAGAAAAGATTTATTAGCTGAGTACCAGTTCCGTTATGACGTAATCGATGCATATGCACCCAGACAGATGAGCCCGGAGGAAGTAAAGGCCTATATAGATGAAAAATTTGCGGATATAATCGCTTCCGGGAATAAGGGAATGATCATGAAGAACGTCATGGCAGAGATGAAGGGAAAAGCGGATGGAAAAATAATTAATCAAGTAGTATCGGATCTTTGCAAATGA
- a CDS encoding spore coat associated protein CotJA produces MENTVIGAKGESFKQPCECVLGIGAVPVQRFGAVYEPETALKRGTVFPDLDFPFFGGESHGE; encoded by the coding sequence ATGGAGAATACTGTAATTGGTGCAAAAGGTGAATCTTTTAAGCAGCCTTGTGAATGTGTCCTTGGTATTGGGGCAGTGCCGGTCCAGCGATTTGGAGCTGTTTATGAACCTGAAACAGCTCTTAAGCGTGGAACGGTTTTTCCTGACTTGGATTTCCCATTTTTTGGAGGTGAAAGTCATGGAGAATAG
- a CDS encoding NAD(P)-dependent malic enzyme encodes MDVKEKALQQHEAWKGKIEVISRAELKTPEDLSIAYTPGVAEPCLRISEDVDLSYKYTRRGNMVAVITDGTAVLGLGDIGPEAGMPVMEGKCVLFKEFGDVDAFPLCVRTKDVDEIVDTVALLAGSFGGVNLEDISAPRCFEIEKKLKERCDIPIFHDDQHGTAVVTAAAMINALKLVGKDISEISVVTSGAGAAGIAIIKLLVSLGLKEVIMCDRQGAIYEGRDGLNQEKQEMAKISNLNKKKGSLADMLVGADVFIGVSAPGTVTEEMVKTMAPNPILFPMANPVPEIMPDLAKAAGAAVIGTGRSDFPNQINNVLAFPGIFRGTLDVRAKDINDEMKVAAAYAIAGLIDEKDLTAEYIIPNPFDKRVAKAVAEAVSRAARDTGVARI; translated from the coding sequence ATGGACGTTAAAGAAAAGGCATTACAGCAGCATGAAGCATGGAAAGGCAAAATTGAAGTTATCAGCAGAGCAGAGTTAAAGACACCTGAGGATTTGTCGATTGCATACACACCAGGGGTAGCAGAACCCTGTCTGCGTATTTCGGAGGATGTGGATCTTTCCTATAAATACACACGCCGCGGTAATATGGTGGCGGTTATTACTGATGGTACCGCGGTACTTGGACTTGGTGACATAGGACCGGAGGCAGGAATGCCGGTCATGGAAGGAAAGTGTGTCCTGTTTAAAGAATTTGGTGATGTGGATGCATTTCCGCTTTGCGTACGTACCAAGGATGTTGATGAGATTGTCGATACAGTTGCTCTACTGGCGGGCAGCTTTGGAGGTGTAAACCTTGAAGATATCTCGGCCCCCAGATGTTTTGAAATTGAGAAGAAATTAAAAGAACGCTGTGACATTCCGATTTTCCATGATGACCAGCATGGCACTGCTGTAGTGACTGCGGCCGCCATGATCAATGCCCTGAAGCTTGTAGGAAAAGATATCAGTGAAATCAGCGTTGTAACTTCAGGAGCTGGCGCCGCCGGTATAGCCATTATCAAGCTTCTTGTAAGTCTGGGTCTGAAAGAAGTAATCATGTGTGACCGTCAGGGTGCAATTTATGAAGGCAGAGATGGCCTGAATCAGGAAAAACAGGAGATGGCTAAGATCTCCAACCTGAATAAGAAAAAAGGCAGCCTGGCAGATATGCTTGTCGGTGCGGATGTATTCATCGGAGTTTCTGCTCCTGGAACAGTGACGGAGGAGATGGTTAAGACTATGGCTCCAAACCCGATTCTTTTCCCAATGGCTAATCCGGTGCCGGAGATCATGCCTGACCTGGCTAAAGCTGCAGGGGCTGCAGTGATAGGAACGGGAAGAAGTGATTTTCCGAATCAGATAAACAATGTTCTGGCATTCCCTGGAATCTTCCGTGGGACTCTGGATGTACGTGCGAAAGACATCAACGATGAGATGAAAGTAGCAGCAGCTTATGCAATTGCAGGATTGATTGATGAAAAAGATTTGACGGCTGAATATATTATACCAAACCCATTCGATAAACGAGTGGCTAAGGCTGTAGCAGAAGCTGTATCAAGGGCAGCAAGAGACACTGGAGTAGCCCGCATCTGA
- a CDS encoding spore coat protein CotJB: MENRQELLQKINEISFAVNDLTLYLDTHPTDIQALEKFDFYAGERKRLMSEYEMKFEPLTIDCVKANTIHDHEYCPYPQQKHFTWVDGPAAWEGGLYNVGI; encoded by the coding sequence ATGGAGAATAGACAGGAGCTTTTACAAAAAATCAATGAAATCAGTTTTGCAGTAAATGATCTGACTCTTTATCTGGATACTCACCCGACAGATATCCAGGCATTGGAAAAATTTGATTTCTATGCCGGGGAGCGGAAAAGACTGATGAGTGAATATGAAATGAAATTTGAACCATTGACAATTGATTGTGTAAAAGCAAATACGATACACGACCACGAATACTGCCCTTACCCACAACAGAAACATTTTACCTGGGTTGACGGACCGGCAGCCTGGGAAGGGGGACTCTATAATGTGGGCATATGA
- the rpmI gene encoding 50S ribosomal protein L35 — protein MPKMKTNRAAAKRFKVTGTGKIVRNKAYKSHILTKKSQKRKRNLRKPTVLDETNVKNMKKILPYL, from the coding sequence ATGCCAAAAATGAAGACAAACAGAGCGGCTGCAAAGCGCTTTAAAGTAACAGGAACAGGGAAGATCGTTAGAAATAAAGCATATAAAAGCCATATCTTAACCAAGAAATCTCAGAAAAGAAAGAGAAATCTTAGAAAACCTACTGTTCTTGATGAAACAAATGTAAAGAACATGAAGAAAATTTTACCATATTTATAA
- a CDS encoding manganese catalase family protein, whose translation MWAYEKRLQFPVKITKTCPKTAQLVISQFGGPDGELSASMRYLSQRYTMPCREIAGLLTDIGTEELAHMEMICAIVYQLTKDMSAEDVKTAGFDAYYIDHTSALWPQAAGGIPFNACEFQSKGDAITDLFEDLAAEQKARTTYDNILRVVKDPEVQAPIKFLRAREIVHFQRFGEALEKMKGKLDEKNFYYFNPEFDKQFIKSP comes from the coding sequence ATGTGGGCATATGAAAAAAGACTACAATTTCCGGTTAAAATCACAAAAACATGTCCGAAGACTGCTCAGCTGGTTATCAGTCAGTTCGGCGGACCTGATGGAGAATTGTCTGCGTCTATGAGATATCTTTCCCAAAGATACACCATGCCATGCAGAGAAATTGCTGGTTTGCTGACAGATATCGGTACCGAAGAACTGGCGCATATGGAGATGATTTGCGCAATTGTTTATCAGCTTACAAAGGACATGAGTGCAGAGGATGTGAAAACTGCAGGATTTGACGCTTATTATATTGACCATACAAGTGCTTTGTGGCCGCAGGCTGCCGGTGGAATACCCTTTAATGCCTGCGAGTTTCAGTCAAAAGGAGATGCTATCACTGACCTGTTTGAAGATCTTGCCGCAGAACAGAAGGCACGGACTACCTATGATAATATCCTGCGAGTCGTGAAAGATCCTGAGGTGCAGGCGCCGATCAAATTCCTGAGAGCAAGAGAAATCGTGCATTTCCAGAGATTTGGCGAAGCCCTGGAAAAGATGAAGGGTAAATTAGATGAAAAGAATTTCTACTATTTTAACCCGGAGTTCGATAAACAGTTTATAAAATCCCCTTGA
- the thrS gene encoding threonine--tRNA ligase: protein MIITLKDGSQKEYAQAMSVLDIAKNISEGLARMATCGEVDGEVKDLRCVVDKDCTLSIHTASDPEGLAAYRHTTSHIMAQAIKRLYPEVKLAIGPSIADGFYYDIDSETPITADDLEKIEAEMKKIVKADYPISRFTKPRNEAIAFMKERKEPYKVELIEDLPEDSEISFYEQGEFVDLCAGPHLMSTKSVKAFKLTSLAGAYWRGDEHNKMLTRIYGTAFPKKAELEEYLTMMEEAKKRDHRKLGRELGLFMMNEAGPGFPFFLPNGMVLKNNLLDYWHKLHAMNDYQEISSPVILNRALWETSGHWDHYKDNMYTTVIDDQDFAIKPMNCPGSILVYESEPRSYRDLPLRLAELGLVHRHEKSGQLHGLMRVRCFTQDDAHIFLAPEQIKDEITKVAKLIDEVYNQFRFKYHVELSTRPEDSMGSDEDWELATEGLRGALDEMGLPYVVNEGDGAFYGPKIDFHLEDSIGRTWQCGTIQLDFQLPMRFNLEYTGADGEKHRPIMIHRVAFGSVERFIGILIEHFAGAFPTWLAPVQVKVLPISDKYAEYGKKVQSALKEAGIRAEIDTRSEKIGYKIREAQTRKIPYMLVVGAKEEEEGLVSVRSRKEGDLGQRLLDTFIKDVKEEIRIKAN, encoded by the coding sequence ATGATTATTACATTGAAAGATGGATCACAAAAAGAATATGCACAGGCGATGTCTGTGCTTGATATTGCAAAGAACATCAGTGAAGGACTCGCCAGGATGGCGACCTGCGGCGAGGTTGATGGTGAAGTCAAAGACTTGCGTTGTGTTGTGGATAAGGATTGTACCCTGAGTATTCATACAGCATCCGATCCGGAAGGGCTGGCAGCCTACCGCCATACGACTTCGCATATCATGGCTCAGGCGATAAAGAGACTGTACCCGGAAGTGAAACTTGCGATTGGACCGTCTATTGCAGATGGCTTCTATTATGATATTGACAGCGAAACACCGATTACAGCAGACGATCTGGAGAAGATTGAAGCTGAGATGAAGAAAATTGTTAAGGCGGATTACCCGATTTCCAGATTCACAAAGCCAAGGAATGAAGCCATTGCATTTATGAAGGAACGCAAGGAACCATACAAGGTAGAGCTGATTGAAGATTTACCGGAAGATTCGGAAATCAGCTTTTATGAGCAAGGAGAGTTTGTGGATCTCTGCGCAGGCCCGCATTTGATGAGCACCAAATCTGTGAAAGCTTTTAAATTGACAAGTCTGGCTGGTGCTTACTGGAGAGGTGACGAGCATAATAAAATGCTAACCCGTATCTATGGCACTGCATTTCCTAAAAAGGCAGAACTGGAAGAATATCTGACTATGATGGAAGAGGCTAAAAAGAGGGACCACAGAAAACTGGGCCGTGAACTGGGCTTGTTTATGATGAATGAGGCCGGACCTGGATTTCCATTCTTCCTGCCAAATGGTATGGTACTAAAGAATAATCTGCTGGACTACTGGCACAAACTTCATGCTATGAATGATTATCAGGAGATATCCTCTCCTGTCATCCTGAACAGGGCACTTTGGGAGACCTCCGGACACTGGGATCATTATAAAGATAATATGTATACCACAGTGATTGATGATCAGGATTTTGCAATTAAGCCTATGAACTGCCCAGGCAGCATCCTGGTTTACGAGTCGGAGCCCCGCTCTTACCGTGATCTTCCGCTTAGGCTGGCAGAGCTTGGTCTTGTTCACCGTCATGAAAAATCGGGACAGCTGCATGGTTTAATGCGCGTACGATGCTTCACACAGGATGATGCGCATATTTTCCTTGCCCCGGAACAGATTAAAGATGAAATAACAAAAGTAGCGAAATTAATTGATGAAGTTTATAACCAGTTCAGATTCAAGTATCATGTGGAGCTTTCTACCCGTCCGGAGGACAGCATGGGCAGCGATGAAGATTGGGAACTGGCGACCGAAGGGCTGCGGGGAGCCCTGGATGAGATGGGCTTGCCTTACGTTGTGAATGAAGGAGACGGTGCCTTTTACGGACCTAAGATTGATTTTCACCTGGAGGATTCCATTGGAAGGACCTGGCAGTGCGGTACAATACAGCTGGACTTCCAGCTGCCGATGCGATTTAATCTGGAGTATACCGGAGCAGACGGTGAGAAGCACAGACCGATTATGATTCACCGTGTTGCATTTGGATCGGTGGAACGTTTTATCGGTATCCTGATTGAACATTTTGCGGGTGCATTCCCGACATGGCTCGCACCGGTTCAGGTGAAGGTGCTGCCGATTTCCGACAAGTATGCAGAATATGGAAAAAAAGTACAAAGTGCTTTGAAAGAAGCCGGTATTCGGGCAGAAATTGATACACGCTCTGAAAAAATCGGTTATAAAATTCGTGAGGCCCAAACACGAAAGATTCCATACATGCTTGTCGTAGGTGCAAAAGAGGAAGAAGAAGGTCTAGTGTCTGTAAGAAGCCGCAAGGAAGGTGATCTCGGACAGAGACTTCTGGATACATTTATAAAAGATGTAAAAGAAGAAATCCGTATAAAAGCAAATTGA
- a CDS encoding DUF1540 domain-containing protein yields MTVLSCSAITCAYNKDELCSKGDIKVGGSNAHEADQTCCESFIERKDGSMSDSTGSGCSTIGIDCVAESCVYNERRECVAGAINVGGNQACSSDETRCSTFRME; encoded by the coding sequence ATGACAGTATTAAGCTGTTCAGCAATAACATGCGCATATAATAAAGACGAACTTTGCTCAAAGGGAGACATCAAGGTAGGTGGAAGTAATGCACACGAAGCAGACCAGACCTGCTGTGAAAGCTTCATAGAGCGCAAGGACGGCTCTATGAGCGACAGTACAGGATCCGGATGCTCTACAATTGGCATTGACTGTGTCGCTGAAAGCTGCGTTTACAATGAAAGACGTGAATGTGTTGCCGGAGCAATTAATGTGGGCGGCAACCAGGCCTGTTCAAGTGACGAGACCAGATGCAGCACTTTCCGTATGGAATAA
- the infC gene encoding translation initiation factor IF-3: MINEQIRDREVRLVGKDGEQLGIMSAKEAYAKAQEAEMDLVKIAPTAKPPVCKIIDYGKYKYELARKEKEAKKKQKTVDVKEVRLSPNIDMNDLNTKVGAARKFISKGDKVKITLRFRGREMAHMNSSRHILDEFAEKLSDIAVVEKAPKVEGRSMTMFLTEKR; the protein is encoded by the coding sequence ATGATCAACGAGCAGATTCGTGACAGAGAAGTCCGTCTGGTCGGTAAAGATGGGGAACAGCTGGGCATTATGTCCGCAAAGGAAGCATATGCCAAGGCACAGGAAGCGGAGATGGATCTGGTTAAGATTGCTCCGACTGCAAAACCGCCGGTTTGTAAGATTATCGATTACGGTAAGTACAAGTATGAACTTGCGCGTAAGGAAAAGGAAGCAAAGAAAAAGCAGAAAACAGTTGATGTGAAAGAAGTGCGCTTATCACCCAATATCGATATGAATGATTTAAACACGAAAGTAGGCGCAGCCAGAAAGTTCATCTCCAAAGGGGATAAGGTAAAGATTACTTTACGTTTCCGTGGTCGTGAGATGGCACATATGAACAGCAGCAGACATATCCTTGACGAATTCGCCGAAAAGCTGTCAGATATCGCGGTAGTTGAGAAGGCTCCAAAGGTAGAAGGCAGAAGCATGACCATGTTTTTAACAGAAAAGCGTTAA
- the rplT gene encoding 50S ribosomal protein L20, whose protein sequence is MARIKGGMNAKKKHNRTLKLAKGYRGARSKQYRVAKQSVMRALTSAYAGRKQKKRQFRQLWIARINAAARLNGLSYSKFMYGLKLAGVELNRKVLADMAINDKDGFATLAELAKAKIAA, encoded by the coding sequence ATGGCAAGAATTAAAGGCGGCATGAACGCTAAGAAAAAACATAACAGAACATTAAAGCTGGCAAAAGGCTACAGAGGAGCCAGAAGTAAACAATATAGGGTAGCAAAGCAGTCCGTGATGAGAGCACTTACATCTGCATATGCAGGAAGAAAGCAGAAAAAGCGTCAGTTTCGTCAGCTGTGGATTGCACGTATTAACGCAGCAGCGCGTCTGAATGGGCTGTCTTACAGCAAGTTTATGTATGGCTTGAAGCTGGCAGGCGTTGAGTTGAACAGAAAAGTTCTGGCTGACATGGCAATCAATGACAAAGACGGTTTCGCTACACTGGCTGAGCTGGCAAAGGCAAAGATCGCAGCATAA
- a CDS encoding helix-turn-helix domain-containing protein, translating to MRDTDVIEHITGLCKERGWTYYRLAKESELPYSTINNMIHRTNIPTIPTLQKMCDAFGITLSDFFLDKVEDFRLTRGQQELLEVFQRLSKDDKKILMAYGKGLAKIMD from the coding sequence ATGAGAGATACAGATGTTATTGAACATATCACAGGTCTCTGTAAGGAACGTGGCTGGACGTACTACCGGCTGGCAAAGGAATCAGAGCTTCCTTACTCGACGATTAACAACATGATTCACCGAACCAACATTCCGACAATTCCCACCTTGCAAAAGATGTGCGATGCATTCGGAATTACTTTATCCGATTTCTTTCTGGACAAGGTAGAGGACTTCCGATTGACAAGAGGGCAGCAGGAACTTCTCGAAGTCTTTCAACGTTTGTCCAAGGACGATAAAAAGATTTTGATGGCCTATGGAAAAGGTCTGGCAAAGATTATGGACTAG
- a CDS encoding DUF362 domain-containing protein — protein sequence MKSKVVLIPVSTYENSELYPAVKKGLELLGGLGYFIRKEERILLKPNLVRDAEVDRAVITHPAVMEAVARCLAEEGFTRLSCGDSCGVGSSTKIMKNSGMAGKMEPYGVITKEFAEAEPVQSEFGGRKRTFMLAKDVLEADALISISKMKTHALEHITGAVKNQYGCICGFHKAKGHTQYPNAESFARMLIHLNQYIRPRLYIMDGITAMEGNGPTSGDPVSMGVLLISADPVALDSTFCHLVHLNPEYVPTNIHGQKMGLGTWQESEIEILTPEGTISMEEAVSRFGKKDFKVERDPSKGKGILGRIGFLRVFQKRPYIEPEKCRKCGVCVESCPVEGKAVNFKNGRKAPPVYDYKKCIRCFCCQEMCPYKAIKVR from the coding sequence ATGAAATCAAAAGTAGTTTTGATCCCTGTAAGCACCTATGAAAACAGTGAACTGTACCCGGCCGTAAAGAAAGGTCTGGAACTTTTGGGAGGCCTTGGATACTTTATCAGAAAAGAGGAAAGAATACTCCTGAAACCAAACCTGGTCCGGGATGCCGAAGTGGACAGGGCGGTCATCACGCATCCGGCAGTTATGGAGGCTGTTGCCCGCTGCCTGGCTGAGGAAGGTTTTACCAGACTGTCATGCGGGGACTCCTGCGGTGTCGGTTCCTCCACTAAGATTATGAAGAACAGTGGCATGGCCGGGAAGATGGAGCCGTATGGTGTGATAACAAAAGAGTTTGCCGAGGCAGAGCCTGTACAGAGTGAATTCGGTGGGCGAAAGCGTACATTTATGCTGGCAAAGGATGTTTTGGAAGCCGATGCGCTCATCAGTATCAGTAAGATGAAAACCCATGCTCTGGAGCATATTACGGGGGCGGTAAAAAATCAGTATGGCTGCATCTGTGGATTCCATAAAGCTAAGGGACATACCCAATATCCCAATGCGGAAAGCTTTGCCCGGATGCTGATCCATCTGAATCAGTATATCAGACCCCGCCTCTATATCATGGATGGAATCACCGCTATGGAGGGTAATGGTCCCACATCGGGTGATCCTGTTTCCATGGGTGTTCTTCTGATATCTGCGGATCCGGTTGCACTGGATAGCACATTCTGCCATCTGGTGCATCTGAATCCGGAATATGTACCTACGAATATTCATGGACAGAAGATGGGGCTAGGTACATGGCAGGAATCCGAAATAGAGATTTTGACACCGGAAGGTACGATTTCTATGGAGGAGGCTGTTTCCCGGTTTGGGAAAAAAGATTTTAAAGTGGAACGGGATCCTTCAAAAGGCAAAGGAATTTTGGGCAGAATCGGATTTTTAAGGGTATTTCAAAAAAGACCATATATTGAGCCGGAGAAATGCAGAAAGTGCGGCGTGTGCGTGGAAAGCTGTCCTGTGGAGGGGAAGGCTGTAAACTTTAAAAATGGAAGGAAAGCCCCCCCTGTGTATGACTATAAAAAGTGTATCCGGTGTTTTTGCTGTCAGGAAATGTGCCCCTATAAGGCAATAAAAGTGAGATGA
- a CDS encoding ketopantoate reductase family protein, whose protein sequence is MRMNTVALIGLGSIGVYFAPRMEQYLGSENFCVIADGKRKERLESQGVTVNGENYRFQVCAPKDGKETDLIIMAVKDMALTQAIADIKRFVGKNTQILCVMNGVVSEEKVAAVYGWEHVLYSYIRVSIALQDGKADFNPHGGKIYFGEAHNEILTERVLAVKDLMERCDIPYVIQEDMIRGIWYKFMTNIGENMTCALLGIPYGAFQKSTYANEIRMAAMKEVQAIAQKKGIILTDEDMENQSRAIMNIPFHNRPSTLQDLENQKKTEVEMFAGTVVDMGKELGVPTPVSWMFYHGIKVHEEKNAGLLCTSP, encoded by the coding sequence ATGAGAATGAATACTGTGGCCCTTATAGGACTTGGCTCGATAGGTGTATATTTTGCACCTCGGATGGAGCAGTATCTCGGCAGTGAGAACTTCTGTGTGATTGCTGACGGGAAGAGAAAAGAACGCCTGGAATCACAGGGAGTGACTGTCAATGGTGAAAATTACAGGTTTCAAGTCTGCGCTCCGAAAGACGGAAAAGAGACAGACCTGATTATCATGGCTGTGAAAGACATGGCACTTACGCAGGCGATTGCCGATATAAAAAGGTTTGTCGGAAAAAACACCCAGATACTCTGCGTTATGAATGGTGTGGTAAGCGAGGAAAAAGTGGCGGCCGTCTATGGCTGGGAACATGTTCTGTATTCCTATATCCGGGTATCTATCGCATTGCAAGACGGAAAGGCAGACTTTAATCCCCATGGAGGAAAGATTTACTTCGGAGAAGCACACAATGAGATTTTGACAGAGCGTGTTCTGGCGGTAAAGGATCTGATGGAGCGGTGCGATATACCTTACGTTATACAAGAAGATATGATCAGGGGAATCTGGTATAAGTTTATGACAAATATAGGCGAGAATATGACTTGTGCACTCCTCGGAATTCCTTATGGAGCCTTTCAAAAGAGCACCTATGCAAATGAAATCCGCATGGCTGCCATGAAGGAAGTGCAGGCAATTGCACAGAAGAAAGGAATTATCCTTACAGATGAAGACATGGAAAATCAAAGCCGGGCAATTATGAATATTCCCTTTCATAACAGACCCTCTACCCTGCAGGATTTGGAAAACCAAAAAAAAACAGAGGTTGAGATGTTTGCGGGAACAGTTGTAGATATGGGGAAAGAATTGGGAGTCCCAACACCTGTTTCATGGATGTTCTATCATGGAATCAAAGTTCACGAAGAAAAAAATGCGGGACTCTTATGTACTAGTCCATAA